In Helianthus annuus cultivar XRQ/B chromosome 9, HanXRQr2.0-SUNRISE, whole genome shotgun sequence, the following are encoded in one genomic region:
- the LOC110880160 gene encoding ABC transporter G family member 29 isoform X1, translating into MEEARAMGSIRRTASRTMSRNRSTAWRMDDVFSGSRGGSYNRRSSRHSEEDEEALRWAALEKLPTYDRLRTTIMKSYMNDDDENQRGYNKNNVMHKEIDVTKLDPNERQQFIDRIFKVAEEDNEKFLMKFRNRIDKVGITLPTVEVRFERLTIEADCHIGDRALPSLANSARNLFELALGCLGISLAEKTKLTILKDVSGIIKPSRMALLLGPPSSGKTTLLLALAGKLDPSLKVKGEITYNGHKLNEFVPRKTSAYISQNDVHVGEMTVKETLDFSARCQGVGSRYELLTELARREKEAGIFPEAEVDLFMKATSMEGVESSLITDYTLRILGLDVCRDTIVGDEMIRGISGGQKKRVTTGEMIVGPTKTLFMDEISTGLDSSTTFQIVKCLQQIVHLTDATILMSLLQPAPETFDLFDDIILLSEGQIVYQGPREHVVEFFESCGFKCPERKGTADFLQEVTSKKDQEQYWADRTKPYRYISVTEFTKRFQRFHVGLRLENELSVPYDKSRSHKAALVFKKFLVSKKDLLKASWDKEWLLIQRNSFVYVFKTVQIIIVALIGSTVFLRTRMHTRTEDDGAGYIGALLFCMLINMFNGFAELSLTIQRLPVFFKQRDLLFHPPWAFTLPTFLLRVPISVLETTVWMVISYYTIGFAPEASRFFKQFLLIFLVQQMAAGIFRVISGVCRTMIIANTGGALVLLLVFLLGGFILPKGQIPDWWEWAYWVSPMTYAYNAISVNEMFADRWMSRNASDNATKLGIQVLKNFDVPTESNWYWIGTGALVGFTVLLNVLFTLALMYLDPLGKPQAVISKETASEMEANQEDTQETPRLRTSTSKREKLPKSLIAADGNNTREMAMHRMNSRNGAHGLYRDEDLYRNEDSNIDAANGVSPKKGMVLPFTPLAMSFDTVNYYVDMPAEMKEQGVPEDRLQLLRGVTGAFRPGVLTALMGVSGAGKTTLMDVLAGRKTGGYIEGDIRISGFPKIQETFARISGYCEQTDIHTPQITIRESLIYSAFLRLPKEVSDEEKMTFVDQVMELVELDNLKDAIVGLPGITGLSTEQRKRLTIAVELVANPSIIFMDEPTSGLDARAAAIVMRTVRNTVDTGRTVVCTIHQPSIDIFEAFDELLLMKRGGQVIYAGPLGRNSKKVVEYFEEIPGVPKIPEKYNPATWMLEVSSIAAEARLGIDFAEHYKSSALHERNKGLVKELSTPPPGAKDLYFPTQYSQSTWAQFKSCLWKQWWSYWRSPDYNLVRYFFTLACALMVGTIFWKVGQKRESSTDLQTIIGAMYAAILFVGINNCSTVQPIVATERTVFYRETAAGMYSALPYAMAQVFVEIPYVLVQTTYYTLIVYAMVAFEWTAAKFFWFFFINFFSFLYFTYYGMMTVSITPNHQVAAIFAAAFYSLFNLFSGFFIPRPKIPKWWIWYYWICPMAWTVYGAIVSQYGDVEATITVPGMSNKPTIKWYVEDHFGYDPNFMAPVAIVLVGFAAFFAFMYAYCLKTLNFQMR; encoded by the exons ATGGAAGAAGCAAGAGCCATGGGTTCGATAAGGCGAACCGCGAGCCGAACCATGAGCAGGAACCGGAGCACGGCTTGGAGGATGGATGACGTGTTTAGCGGTAGCAGGGGTGGCAGCTACAACCGGCGGTCGAGCCGACACTCGGAGGAAGATGAAGAGGCGCTTAGATGGGCGGCTTTGGAGAAACTACCAACTTATGACCGGTTACGAACCACCATCATGAAGTCTTATATGAACGATGATGATGAAAACCAAAGAGGGTATAATAAGAATAATGTGATGCACAAAGAAATTGATGTAACAAAGCTTGATCCCAATGAAAGACAGCAGTTTATTGATCGGATTTTTAAGGTGGCTGAGGAAGATAATGAAAAGTTCTTGATGAAGTTCAGAAATCGTATTGATAA GGTTGGCATCACCCTTCCAACGGTAGAAGTACGGTTTGAACGTTTAACAATCGAAGCCGATTGCCATATTGGAGACAGAGCACTTCCGTCGTTAGCCAATTCCGCAAGAAATCTCTTTGAATTAGCTTTAGGGTGTTTGGGTATCAGTTTGGCTGAAAAAACCAAACTCACCATTCTTAAAGATGTATCCGGGATCATAAAACCCTCAAG GATGGCACTGTTACTAGGCCCACCGTCATCTGGAAAAACAACTCTTTTGTTGGCACTGGCCGGAAAGTTGGACCCTAGCCTAAAG GTTAAGGGAGAGATTACGTACAACGGACATAAGCTCAATGAATTTGTACCTCGGAAGACATCAGCGTACATTAGCCAAAACGATGTTCATGTTGGAGAAATGACGGTTAAAGAAACACTAGATTTCTCTGCAAGGTGCCAAGGAGTTGGCTCACGTTATG AATTATTAACGGAGCTTGCTAGGAGAGAAAAGGAAGCTGGAATTTTCCCAGAAGCCGAAGTTGATCTTTTCATGAAG GCAACATCAATGGAAGGAGTTGAGAGCAGTTTAATTACCGACTACACTCTTAGG ATTTTGGGACTTGATGTGTGTCGTGACACGATTGTTGGTGACGAAATGATACGAGGGATCTCCGGAGGTCAAAAGAAACGAGTGACAACAG GAGAGATGATTGTTGGCCCTACCAAAACATTGTTTATGGACGAAATATCAACCGGGCTAGACAGCTCTACAACGTTCCAGATTGTGAAATGTCTCCAACAAATTGTGCACCTTACGGATGCAACTATCTTAATGTCCCTACTACAACCTGCACCCGAGACATTTGACCTGTTTGACGACATTATACTGTTGTCAGAAGGCCAGATCGTATATCAAGGCCCCCGAGAACATGTAGTCGAGTTTTTCGAAAGCTGTGGGTTCAAATGTCCAGAAAGAAAAGGCACTGCTGACTTCTTACAAGAG GTTACATCAAAGAAGGATCAAGAACAGTATTGGGCCGACAGGACAAAACCATACAGATACATTTCAGTTACAGAATTCACAAAACGGTTTCAACGGTTCCATGTTGGGCTACGGCTCGAGAACGAACTCTCAGTTCCATACGATAAATCAAGAAGCCACAAAGCGGCATTAGTATTCAAGAAGTTCTTAGTGTCCAAAAAGGATCTATTAAAGGCTTCATGGGACAAAGAATGGCTACTGATCCAACGAAACTCATTCGTTTATGTTTTCAAAACCGTTCAAATCATTATCGTTGCACTCATCGGATCAACAGTGTTTTTAAGGACTAGAATGCACACAAGAACTGAAGATGATGGGGCTGGATACATTGGTGCATTGTTGTTCTGTATGCTTATTAATATGTTCAATGGTTTCGCGGAATTGTCACTTacgatccaaaggcttcctgtgTTTTTTAAACAAAGAGACTTGTTGTTTCACCCGCCTTGGGCGTTTACTCTGCCAACTTTCTTGCTTCGGGTGCCTATATCGGTTCTTGAGACGACTGTTTGGATGGTTATTTCGTATTACACGATTGGGTTTGCTCCTGAAGCTAGTAGGTTCTTTAAACAGTTCTTGTTGATATTTTTGGTACAACAAATGGCGGCTGGAATCTTTCGCGTTATTTCTGGAGTTTGTAGAACAATGATCATTGCGAACACCGGGGGAGCGCTTGTTCTCCTCCTTGTGTTTCTTTTGGGTGGTTTCATCCTTCCTAAAG GTCAAATTCCGGACTGGTGGGAGTGGGCTTATTGGGTTTCACCTATGACGTATGCGTACAATGCTATATCCGTTAACGAGATGTTTGCTGATAGATGGATGAGTAGAAAT GCTTCGGATAATGCTACCAAGTTGGGTATACAAGTTCTAAAAAACTTCGATGTTCCTACCGAGAGTAACTGGTATTGGATTGGAACCGGTGCTCTTGTTGGTTTTACGGTTCTACTAAACGTTTTATTCACCTTGGCTCTCATGTATTTAGATC CACTCGGGAAACCCCAAGCAGTAATATCGAAAGAAACAGCCTCGGAAATGGAAGCTAACCAAGAAGACACACAAGAAACACCAAGGCTTAGAACATCTACATCAAAGAGAGAAAAACTTCCTAAGTCTTTAATTGCTGCTGATGGAAACAATACAA GGGAAATGGCTATGCACCGAATGAACAGTCGAAATGGAGCCCATGGATTATATAGAGATGAAGATTTATATAGAAACGAAGATTCAAATATCGATGCTGCAAATGGCGTATCTCCTAAAAAAGGGATGGTTTTACCATTCACTCCTCTTGCCATGTCGTTCGACACTGTAAACTATTACGTTGATATGCCCGCT GAAATGAAAGAACAAGGTGTCCCAGAAGATAGGCTGCAATTACTACGCGGTGTAACGGGTGCATTTAGGCCTGGAGTTCTTACCGCTTTAATGGGAGTCAGTGGTGCTGGAAAAACTACGTTAATGGATGTTTTGGCGGGACGGAAAACAGGTGGATATATTGAAGGTGATATAAGGATTTCTGGATTTCCCAAGATTCAAGAAACGTTTGCAAGAATTTCTGGATATTGTGAACAAACTGATATCCATACGCCCCAGATCACTATCCGGGAGTCTTTAATATATTCAGCGTTCCTTCGACTTCCCAAAGAAGTTAGCGATGAAGAAAAGATG ACTTTCGTTGACCAAGTGATGGAGCTAGTTGAATTAGACAATCTCAAAGACGCAATCGTGGGACTTCCAGGAATTACTGGTTTATCAACAGAACAAAGAAAAAGGTTAACGATCGCAGTTGAGCTTGTTGCTAATCCTTCTATTATTTTCATGGATGAACCAACTTCCGGGCTTGATGCAAGAGCAGCCGCCATTGTAATGAGAACGGTTAGAAATACAGTTGATACAGGAAGAACAGTTGTGTGCACTATTCACCAACCTAGCATCGACATTTTCGAAGCGTTTGATGAGTTGTTGTTAATGAAAAGAGGTGGACAAGTGATCTATGCTGGACCACTAGGCAGGAATTCCAAAAAAGTTGTCGAATACTTTGAG GAAATACCTGGGGTACCAAAAATACCAGAAAAGTACAATCCGGCAACATGGATGTTGGAAGTAAGCTCGATTGCCGCTGAGGCTAGACTTGGAATCGATTTTGCGGAACATTACAAATCATCAGCTTTGCATGA AAGAAACAAAGGTTTGGTGAAAGAGTTAAGCACACCTCCACCAGGTGCAAAAGATCTTTACTTTCCAACACAATATTCtcaatcaacatgggcacaattCAAATCTTGCTTATGGAAACAATGGTGGAGTTACTGGAGAAGTCCGGATTATAATCTTGTTCGTTATTTCTTCACTTTGGCTTGTGCACTCATGGTTGGTACCATTTTCTGGAAAGTTGGGCaaaaaag AGAAAGCAGTACTGATTTACAAACCATCATTGGAGCTATGTATGCTGCGATCCTTTTTGTCGGTATCAATAATTGCTCAACTGTACAACCAATTGTAGCGACAGAAAGAACCGTCTTTTATAGAGAAACAGCTGCTGGAATGTATTCTGCATTACCATATGCCATGGCAcag GTTTTTGTGGAGATACCATATGTATTAGTTCAAACAACATATTACACGCTCATAGTGTATGCCATGGTGGCGTTCGAATGGACAGCGGCTAAATTCTTTTGGTTCTTttttatcaactttttctcgTTTCTCTACTTCACATATTATGGAATGATGACGGTTTCCATAACGCCAAACCACCAAGTAGCAGCTATATTCGCAGCCGCTTTCTACTCGCTTTTTAATCTCTTTTCTGGTTTCTTTATCCCAAGACCG AAAATACCCAAGTGGTGGATATGGTACTACTGGATTTGCCCGATGGCATGGACCGTGTATGGTGCGATTGTTTCACAATATGGTGATGTGGAGGCCACCATTACGGTGCCCGGGATGTCAAATAAGCCGACAATTAAATGGTATGTGGAAGACCATTTTGGTTATGATCCAAATTTTATGGCACCTGTTGCTATAGTTTTGGTTGGTTTTGCGGCTTTTTTTGCTTTTATGTATGCTTATTGCTTGAAGACATTGAACTTTCAAATGCGATAG
- the LOC110880160 gene encoding ABC transporter G family member 36 isoform X2: MEEARAMGSIRRTASRTMSRNRSTAWRMDDVFSGSRGGSYNRRSSRHSEEDEEALRWAALEKLPTYDRLRTTIMKSYMNDDDENQRGYNKNNVMHKEIDVTKLDPNERQQFIDRIFKVAEEDNEKFLMKFRNRIDKVGITLPTVEVRFERLTIEADCHIGDRALPSLANSARNLFELALGCLGISLAEKTKLTILKDVSGIIKPSRMALLLGPPSSGKTTLLLALAGKLDPSLKVKGEITYNGHKLNEFVPRKTSAYISQNDVHVGEMTVKETLDFSARCQGVGSRYELLTELARREKEAGIFPEAEVDLFMKATSMEGVESSLITDYTLRILGLDVCRDTIVGDEMIRGISGGQKKRVTTGEMIVGPTKTLFMDEISTGLDSSTTFQIVKCLQQIVHLTDATILMSLLQPAPETFDLFDDIILLSEGQIVYQGPREHVVEFFESCGFKCPERKGTADFLQEVTSKKDQEQYWADRTKPYRYISVTEFTKRFQRFHVGLRLENELSVPYDKSRSHKAALVFKKFLVSKKDLLKASWDKEWLLIQRNSFVYVFKTVQIIIVALIGSTVFLRTRMHTRTEDDGAGYIGALLFCMLINMFNGFAELSLTIQRLPVFFKQRDLLFHPPWAFTLPTFLLRVPISVLETTVWMVISYYTIGFAPEASRFFKQFLLIFLVQQMAAGIFRVISGVCRTMIIANTGGALVLLLVFLLGGFILPKGQIPDWWEWAYWVSPMTYAYNAISVNEMFADRWMSRNASDNATKLGIQVLKNFDVPTESNWYWIGTGALVGFTVLLNVLFTLALMYLDPLGKPQAVISKETASEMEANQEDTQETPRLRTSTSKREKLPKSLIAADGNNTREMAMHRMNSRNGAHGLYRDEDLYRNEDSNIDAANGVSPKKGMVLPFTPLAMSFDTVNYYVDMPAEMKEQGVPEDRLQLLRGVTGAFRPGVLTALMGVSGAGKTTLMDVLAGRKTGGYIEGDIRISGFPKIQETFARISGYCEQTDIHTPQITIRESLIYSAFLRLPKEVSDEEKMTFVDQVMELVELDNLKDAIVGLPGITGLSTEQRKRLTIAVELVANPSIIFMDEPTSGLDARAAAIVMRTVRNTVDTGRTVVCTIHQPSIDIFEAFDELLLMKRGGQVIYAGPLGRNSKKVVEYFEEIPGVPKIPEKYNPATWMLEVSSIAAEARLGIDFAEHYKSSALHERNKGLVKELSTPPPGAKDLYFPTQYSQSTWAQFKSCLWKQWWSYWRSPDYNLVRYFFTLACALMVGTIFWKVGQKKRKQY, encoded by the exons ATGGAAGAAGCAAGAGCCATGGGTTCGATAAGGCGAACCGCGAGCCGAACCATGAGCAGGAACCGGAGCACGGCTTGGAGGATGGATGACGTGTTTAGCGGTAGCAGGGGTGGCAGCTACAACCGGCGGTCGAGCCGACACTCGGAGGAAGATGAAGAGGCGCTTAGATGGGCGGCTTTGGAGAAACTACCAACTTATGACCGGTTACGAACCACCATCATGAAGTCTTATATGAACGATGATGATGAAAACCAAAGAGGGTATAATAAGAATAATGTGATGCACAAAGAAATTGATGTAACAAAGCTTGATCCCAATGAAAGACAGCAGTTTATTGATCGGATTTTTAAGGTGGCTGAGGAAGATAATGAAAAGTTCTTGATGAAGTTCAGAAATCGTATTGATAA GGTTGGCATCACCCTTCCAACGGTAGAAGTACGGTTTGAACGTTTAACAATCGAAGCCGATTGCCATATTGGAGACAGAGCACTTCCGTCGTTAGCCAATTCCGCAAGAAATCTCTTTGAATTAGCTTTAGGGTGTTTGGGTATCAGTTTGGCTGAAAAAACCAAACTCACCATTCTTAAAGATGTATCCGGGATCATAAAACCCTCAAG GATGGCACTGTTACTAGGCCCACCGTCATCTGGAAAAACAACTCTTTTGTTGGCACTGGCCGGAAAGTTGGACCCTAGCCTAAAG GTTAAGGGAGAGATTACGTACAACGGACATAAGCTCAATGAATTTGTACCTCGGAAGACATCAGCGTACATTAGCCAAAACGATGTTCATGTTGGAGAAATGACGGTTAAAGAAACACTAGATTTCTCTGCAAGGTGCCAAGGAGTTGGCTCACGTTATG AATTATTAACGGAGCTTGCTAGGAGAGAAAAGGAAGCTGGAATTTTCCCAGAAGCCGAAGTTGATCTTTTCATGAAG GCAACATCAATGGAAGGAGTTGAGAGCAGTTTAATTACCGACTACACTCTTAGG ATTTTGGGACTTGATGTGTGTCGTGACACGATTGTTGGTGACGAAATGATACGAGGGATCTCCGGAGGTCAAAAGAAACGAGTGACAACAG GAGAGATGATTGTTGGCCCTACCAAAACATTGTTTATGGACGAAATATCAACCGGGCTAGACAGCTCTACAACGTTCCAGATTGTGAAATGTCTCCAACAAATTGTGCACCTTACGGATGCAACTATCTTAATGTCCCTACTACAACCTGCACCCGAGACATTTGACCTGTTTGACGACATTATACTGTTGTCAGAAGGCCAGATCGTATATCAAGGCCCCCGAGAACATGTAGTCGAGTTTTTCGAAAGCTGTGGGTTCAAATGTCCAGAAAGAAAAGGCACTGCTGACTTCTTACAAGAG GTTACATCAAAGAAGGATCAAGAACAGTATTGGGCCGACAGGACAAAACCATACAGATACATTTCAGTTACAGAATTCACAAAACGGTTTCAACGGTTCCATGTTGGGCTACGGCTCGAGAACGAACTCTCAGTTCCATACGATAAATCAAGAAGCCACAAAGCGGCATTAGTATTCAAGAAGTTCTTAGTGTCCAAAAAGGATCTATTAAAGGCTTCATGGGACAAAGAATGGCTACTGATCCAACGAAACTCATTCGTTTATGTTTTCAAAACCGTTCAAATCATTATCGTTGCACTCATCGGATCAACAGTGTTTTTAAGGACTAGAATGCACACAAGAACTGAAGATGATGGGGCTGGATACATTGGTGCATTGTTGTTCTGTATGCTTATTAATATGTTCAATGGTTTCGCGGAATTGTCACTTacgatccaaaggcttcctgtgTTTTTTAAACAAAGAGACTTGTTGTTTCACCCGCCTTGGGCGTTTACTCTGCCAACTTTCTTGCTTCGGGTGCCTATATCGGTTCTTGAGACGACTGTTTGGATGGTTATTTCGTATTACACGATTGGGTTTGCTCCTGAAGCTAGTAGGTTCTTTAAACAGTTCTTGTTGATATTTTTGGTACAACAAATGGCGGCTGGAATCTTTCGCGTTATTTCTGGAGTTTGTAGAACAATGATCATTGCGAACACCGGGGGAGCGCTTGTTCTCCTCCTTGTGTTTCTTTTGGGTGGTTTCATCCTTCCTAAAG GTCAAATTCCGGACTGGTGGGAGTGGGCTTATTGGGTTTCACCTATGACGTATGCGTACAATGCTATATCCGTTAACGAGATGTTTGCTGATAGATGGATGAGTAGAAAT GCTTCGGATAATGCTACCAAGTTGGGTATACAAGTTCTAAAAAACTTCGATGTTCCTACCGAGAGTAACTGGTATTGGATTGGAACCGGTGCTCTTGTTGGTTTTACGGTTCTACTAAACGTTTTATTCACCTTGGCTCTCATGTATTTAGATC CACTCGGGAAACCCCAAGCAGTAATATCGAAAGAAACAGCCTCGGAAATGGAAGCTAACCAAGAAGACACACAAGAAACACCAAGGCTTAGAACATCTACATCAAAGAGAGAAAAACTTCCTAAGTCTTTAATTGCTGCTGATGGAAACAATACAA GGGAAATGGCTATGCACCGAATGAACAGTCGAAATGGAGCCCATGGATTATATAGAGATGAAGATTTATATAGAAACGAAGATTCAAATATCGATGCTGCAAATGGCGTATCTCCTAAAAAAGGGATGGTTTTACCATTCACTCCTCTTGCCATGTCGTTCGACACTGTAAACTATTACGTTGATATGCCCGCT GAAATGAAAGAACAAGGTGTCCCAGAAGATAGGCTGCAATTACTACGCGGTGTAACGGGTGCATTTAGGCCTGGAGTTCTTACCGCTTTAATGGGAGTCAGTGGTGCTGGAAAAACTACGTTAATGGATGTTTTGGCGGGACGGAAAACAGGTGGATATATTGAAGGTGATATAAGGATTTCTGGATTTCCCAAGATTCAAGAAACGTTTGCAAGAATTTCTGGATATTGTGAACAAACTGATATCCATACGCCCCAGATCACTATCCGGGAGTCTTTAATATATTCAGCGTTCCTTCGACTTCCCAAAGAAGTTAGCGATGAAGAAAAGATG ACTTTCGTTGACCAAGTGATGGAGCTAGTTGAATTAGACAATCTCAAAGACGCAATCGTGGGACTTCCAGGAATTACTGGTTTATCAACAGAACAAAGAAAAAGGTTAACGATCGCAGTTGAGCTTGTTGCTAATCCTTCTATTATTTTCATGGATGAACCAACTTCCGGGCTTGATGCAAGAGCAGCCGCCATTGTAATGAGAACGGTTAGAAATACAGTTGATACAGGAAGAACAGTTGTGTGCACTATTCACCAACCTAGCATCGACATTTTCGAAGCGTTTGATGAGTTGTTGTTAATGAAAAGAGGTGGACAAGTGATCTATGCTGGACCACTAGGCAGGAATTCCAAAAAAGTTGTCGAATACTTTGAG GAAATACCTGGGGTACCAAAAATACCAGAAAAGTACAATCCGGCAACATGGATGTTGGAAGTAAGCTCGATTGCCGCTGAGGCTAGACTTGGAATCGATTTTGCGGAACATTACAAATCATCAGCTTTGCATGA AAGAAACAAAGGTTTGGTGAAAGAGTTAAGCACACCTCCACCAGGTGCAAAAGATCTTTACTTTCCAACACAATATTCtcaatcaacatgggcacaattCAAATCTTGCTTATGGAAACAATGGTGGAGTTACTGGAGAAGTCCGGATTATAATCTTGTTCGTTATTTCTTCACTTTGGCTTGTGCACTCATGGTTGGTACCATTTTCTGGAAAGTTGGGCaaaaaa AGAGAAAGCAGTACTGA